In Ignavibacteriales bacterium, the genomic window AGCAACATTATACATAAGAGCAAGCCAATAATTACATAAATGCCAAAAGCGAATACGGCGCCCGCCTTGATTGGCTGGTTATATGGCTTTTACTATTTTAATTTCGTATCTAAACTTTTAAGAAACTCTTCCGCTGTCAAATTATACTTTTGTCTTTACCTTTTTTAATAATTTCCTTTGTTGTTCGCGTAATTCTCGTGTCTGAACTCTCCAATATTCTAATTCTTCCTCTCTTGATAATTTTGATAATTTTTTCTGAATTATTCTGGCTGCTCTATGTTTCATATCTACACAATCGAATTTTTTATTCATAACTAATCACCTCCAATGGAGAATATATTGATATTTGTTGATAACCTTCTGATATATTTATTGCATTGTATAAAGCTATTTTTTCAAAATGAACTATATGCTTGAAATTCCAACTCACTATTATTGAGCATCCAGATATTGTTGCCAATGCTACGTGGAGTGCATCATTTGAATATTTTTTTGAAATAATCTTAGCATTCAAATAGGCATCTCTTAGTTTTAATGCTTCATCCGAAATATCCATTATTTTTGTCCGTGGGAGATTTTCAGCATAAAAATCTTGCACTTGTTGGGGAGCCAAAGATATTTCATTTCTGACTATCGGGAAATGAATATTTCAAAAAGATTTAATTTAACTTGCTCAAAGAAGATTGAACTTGCCTTTTTAAATTCATCGTCAAAGACACCACCAAACACCGAAGTATCTACATAAACTCTAATTTTCTTCATAATGATTTATCCTTATTTACAACTTTAAATTAAGCAAAAGACAATACAATTACAGTAACTGCCAAAAGTATAACGGCGTTGCACCTTGATTGGCTGGTTATAAGTGTGGAATTAAGAAAGGATTTTACGTAATAGAAATATTTAATCTTTTCCTAAGACCAAGTTCTATTATCCTATAAAAAGTTGAAATCTGTATATCGCTTTTACCAGCTTCTATTCTTGAAATATAACTTTTCTTAGTCCCAGTTTTTTCTGCAAGCTGCTCTTGTGTCAACTTTGCCTTCGTTCTTTCTTTTCTGAGCATTTCACCTAAACGGAATGATATTGAATCAGCTTCGAATTTATCTCGCCGTTCACTTCCTTTTTTACCGTATTGTTTATCTAAATGCTCTTCGTATGTAGTTATCTTTTTCATTTTCTGTTCCTTTCAGCCTTTTCTAAGAAATATTCTTCTTTCAATTTTATTCCTAATTCTAATTCATTCTTCGGTGTTTTGTTTGTCTTCTTAATAAAACCATTTATTAGAATTATCAAATTACCTTCATCAAAAAACCCGAAAATTCTAATATTATTCTTGTGTATTAAAACTCTTACTTCATATAAACCATCAGTTCCTTCCAAATACTTTAGAAATTTGATAGGAACTCTCTCGACGTTTCTAATTAGATCAAGAACAAAGTCAATCTTTTCTTTTGTTTTTAGCTCTTGCTTAGAATAGAAGTCTAAAAAGTAATCACCGAAGAATAATATTTTTCTTTTCACACCGTAAGATAACTAATTAGTGAACTACTTCAAATGCAATTTTTCCAAAGAACAACACTTATAACGATGTTGCCGATAAGCGGCGTCCCAGAACAGGAACGCCGCACAAAAACAACTGCCAATAATTTAAAAACATTTTTTTAACAGAACTACTTTACAAGTCACGCTACACGGAAGAACAAATACAATAATTACTAAAATGCCGGAAGCGAAAACGGCGTCTGCTTGATTGGCTGGTTGAACTAAGCCGCAAAGCGGCAGCGCGTAAGACCTGCATAATCATTTGCAAATTACAATTTAATTTATCAATTCGATATATCTCAATCAACATATTTTAACATTTAGCAACTATTAACGGAGGTATATCATGGAATATTTAATCCAGCGTATGCTCGAAAATATGCAGCTCTTCGGGTTATCCGCTCGTACTCAGGAAACTTATATATATCGCATAAGGAAATTATTTCAATACTTCAACAAACCACCGGACCAAATTTCCAATGAAGAATTAAGAAATTATTTTCTTTATCTGAAGAATGAAAAAAAATATTCAAGGAATACTCAAACTATAGCTCTTTGCTCATTGAAGTTCTTCTATGAAAGAACACTGAATAAAAGTTTTGATGTATTCAACATAATCCGTTTACCAAAAGAAAGCAAACTACCGGTTGTACTTACAAGAGAAGAAGTAAAAAAAATATTAAAAAATATACGGGTATTACGCCACAGAGTTTGTCTTACTCTAATCTATTCCTGCGGACTTAGGCTGAAAGAAGCTATCGGCTTAAGAGTAAATCAGGTAGACAGTAAAAGGATGTTGCTTCATATACAACAGGCAAAGGGGAGAGTTGACAGATACGTGCCTCTGCCGGAAACAACCCTCATATTATTAAGATCCCATTATAAAACTCACAAAAATCCTATCCTCGTATTTCCCGCTCCGGGACGTGGCGGAATCCACGAATCTACTTCAACAGAACCACTGCCGGACAGCAGTATTCAAACTGTCTTTAAGAAATCCCTTAGAGAAGTTGGAATAATTAAGGATGCTCATGTTCATACTTTAAGGCATTCATACGCAACGCATCTTTTAGAAGCCGGTACCGATATTAGAATTATTCAGGATTATCTTGGGCATAAATCAATAAGAACTACAATGATTTACACTCAGCTTACTCCTCTTATTAGAAATAATGTTTATAAACGAATCAATTCTCTTATGAGCGGTCTCATATAGCCGTATAATGATATAGCCACAATGGTAGAATTGTCGGAAATATTCAGAAATTATTCTAATTCATATTTAGGCAGGTACTCAGATCATATCCTTCCTTCGCATAGAAAAGCAATAGCCGATATTATTAAATGCCGTTCTCCGGTTATGGGTGGTAAGGTTTATTTATGTGATGAATGTAAAGAATATCATTATAGTTATTACTCATGCGGTAACCGTAACTGCAATAAGTGCCAGAATGATCTTGCCGATAAATGGTTTGAAAAAAACAGTGAGCTGTTATTACCTGCTAATTACTTTATGATCACTTTCACTCTTCCCGGTCTTTTAAGAAAGCTGGCTCGAAGCAATCAAAAACTGTTTTATAATCTGTTATTTTCCTGTTCATCAAAAACAATTTATAAATTATCTCTGGATTATATTGGCGGTTTGCCTGGTATGATTGGCATTATTCATACGTGGGCAAGGAATTTAGCTTACCATCCTCACGTACATTATATCGTTACCGGCGGAGGATT contains:
- a CDS encoding helix-turn-helix transcriptional regulator, whose translation is MKKITTYEEHLDKQYGKKGSERRDKFEADSISFRLGEMLRKERTKAKLTQEQLAEKTGTKKSYISRIEAGKSDIQISTFYRIIELGLRKRLNISIT
- a CDS encoding type II toxin-antitoxin system RelE/ParE family toxin; translated protein: MKRKILFFGDYFLDFYSKQELKTKEKIDFVLDLIRNVERVPIKFLKYLEGTDGLYEVRVLIHKNNIRIFGFFDEGNLIILINGFIKKTNKTPKNELELGIKLKEEYFLEKAERNRK
- a CDS encoding site-specific integrase, translating into MEYLIQRMLENMQLFGLSARTQETYIYRIRKLFQYFNKPPDQISNEELRNYFLYLKNEKKYSRNTQTIALCSLKFFYERTLNKSFDVFNIIRLPKESKLPVVLTREEVKKILKNIRVLRHRVCLTLIYSCGLRLKEAIGLRVNQVDSKRMLLHIQQAKGRVDRYVPLPETTLILLRSHYKTHKNPILVFPAPGRGGIHESTSTEPLPDSSIQTVFKKSLREVGIIKDAHVHTLRHSYATHLLEAGTDIRIIQDYLGHKSIRTTMIYTQLTPLIRNNVYKRINSLMSGLI